GCGCAGTGAAGCCAGCGGTTGTAATCTAGCTAGGACCCTCACCTGATGCAATCGGAGTGCAggaatggtcccacctcgatcgcaaccgctagccCTGTTGCGCTGTTCTACGGTACAGTTCCCGGCTTCAAGTTGTCTTGACCAGACTGTACACTTCATTGAGGATCCTAGAAGCAATTGTAGGAATTCTAAATaagagtgaagaaaaatcagagcGCATAATCAACTGCAACCGCAATTAGTTTTTCGCTGAGCCCGTTTCTTGCGTCCTTTCACCGAATTCACTTCGTGAATAACAACCGATGGAACCACTTTTTATACAACATTCTATAGCATCATAAATGATCACGTATCTTATATTAGGGCGTATGAAATAAACGCACCATGACAGAACCGGCCCCCTTCGTCACATTCTAAGCGTACATTTTCACCTCCTGTACGACTCCTGCAGTGAACGTCGCCATGACCTACCAGTGATCTCCAATATGCAATAAATGTGCTCGAAAGTGTGTGCGCCGACTTAGCCGTTGACTTATCAACGTTCTTTCGCTCCTCCCTACTCTATTCTGATGCTACCCaccatttttatattttcacaaCATGAATAAACTGCcttaaaaatattctatttAAATTTGTCCCACTATCATTGCGTCGTTTTTCATTGTTAGCGCCTGTTATTAAGATGGAACCCTCACTAGCTCCTCTCATCCATGCAGGCTGAGTCGCTCGCAACCGCTACGCACCACCGCGTCGTTTCGACCGCGACTGCACCGGAGCTCGTTTTAAGTCGTTTTAACGGACTGTAACTAATGATTACTTTGATTTTATAGGAAAGAAACCATTTGAAAAGCGATTTCTTCTGACATACGTATCTCCATTCATTTCACCATAGCAGGGTGGCTATTTTTGCGGATTTAACGAATTTTTCGTCGAATTGCGTCAAACGGGACCCTCGCTTGCTGCCATCAGATCGCAGAGATGAGTAAGAGTCTCCCGTCGATCAAAAATCTTAGCTTCACCGACCCACTTCGAGTTGGACACTATGCCGTGCTAGGATTGTCCGAGCGGAGGTTACCCAAAAAGCGTAGCCGAGCGGGAGTATCCTGATGCAATTACGTAACCGGTGGCGATCGGTATGGGACCATCGTTAGCTGCAATCCTGACTGAAGGAATGAGTGGAGGTCCCATCGTGCCACTTTGTGCGCAGATGACCATTCTATCAGGGTCACAGATACTCGAACTTTGTCATAGAACCTGAGGAGGTTggaatctatttttttcgtctaGGTTTTTTAGGTTCTCGAGCACAGCTCAATCATTTTTTCCCGAAAGCAATTTGTGCCGCTTGGGCAGAACCGCTGTAGATGCTGGGCAATGGGAGCCCCTTCCCTGTTCCCAGTGTTCAGCTAACTTGAACCAACTCCACATGCATGTTGGGCGTCAAACACACAAACAGCAACCACACGGAGATCGTTCCCATTGtgacaaaaactttcaaacaaTGACTAAAGTGCAAATAAACGTATCCAATAAAAAACAGCGTGCTGTCGTGGTTTCTTATTGCTAAAGGTTTCGAAGAAACGACTATCCACCATGAAGTGAATGCGTACTTGGtacatatttccattttttcctgttccGTTGAAATTTTCACCTCTTCGTCTCGGCAGAAGAGGCCCAGGAAGCATTTTCCACATCGGAAACGGTGGTTCCGAAGCGATGGTTCGGCATGGCTGTAACAGTAACCGCATGACTTTTAATTGATCGTTTGGTCACGCAGTGGGAGGTGATTGCTTCTGAACAGATGTTTTTCTTATGCGTGCAGTTTGATGCAACTATTTTCCGCTCGGAAGTCTCAGGAAACTTCTTTAGAAGATTTTAGGAGCGCGGTAATTCTCGTTGTCGTATCATATGATCATAATGATCATCGTGTTTTCCTCGCCTATGTTTGAGAGTACCGGCGGAACGGTAGTGGTATTCTCACTCGAGGTGCCCAAAGGTGTTCCATACGTCATCTATAAGCaggaatttttgtttggaataataatagtagtctTGCGCGGTATCTCCCCTACAGATTCTATGCCTTTCTCGTCCTTCATCCAACAATACCTCTCCACTGCTACCCTCATCTTTTTCCAAGCCTTATTGACGCACATAAGCTTACAGGAAGAGTCATTAAAACAATCCAAGTGCTCCAAATTTTGTAGCTGTAATTTTGTACTTCTTAGCTTCTTAGAGTACTTCATTTCTCATACTAAATAAATTTGGACCTATTTTGTGCGGAACCGGCAGATGCATCCTTGATTAGAGCGGAACCAAAGGAAGGGAGTACGTGTGTTAAGTGGTGGAAGTTGAAAAATTGCTGTCGCGGTTGTCAGGACAAGCTTGAAGGCAGCgtgtcacgaaactgacgtgaTGCGGAAATCCAaggaaaatgtagagttcgggttgtggATCATGGAAACCAGTCCAGTTCCTTAGTCATCGCAAGAAAAAGTGACGTGGGAACGGGATTTTTCTTACGATGCACGTTTGAACACACATCCTTGTACTATTTCTAAGGCATAATCACCTGCACACAGTTTTGCTGTTGTGGTTCTTCTTAAGGGTATCGTTATCTGAATATTCGGATAAACTACCTGGTTTTCACGGAGAAATCCACTACATCACGTCTCAAAagtcttttgtctttttttttgtttcgctcACATTTCAACTTCACTTGATCAGTGTGGCATTGGCATTTCTGCGGTCGTCTCACCTTTTCTGAGCGTTTCATGGCGGTTAGCGTTACTGAATTTCTCAGCGAATATCGACAGGTAAGAATTTTCCTTCACGTTCTAGAAAGAATTTTACGTACTGGTTTAGATTTCTCCAGATCCTAGAAAACATCCATTAAGTAGTTTGTTGATGTATTCATTCCTGCGCGAACGACGAACCTACAAacaattatttgatttaaaaagataaaggattaAATGTCTGGAGTTAATCAGTCCGGCTGGGAAACGCCGACgggttcacttcaactcagaatcgtttaaggtttacgaacgcataTCTAGCCTATACTATGACTTGCTGGaaccaatcaataaatcgaatTAATGCTTCTGTTTACATAGTGCCAATTTATGGACTTGAATGATAAAAGGCTCGGTTGACCATGATTTTGAACCGACGAACGTGTAGGCATAGTAAAACTTCCTTGGCACTGCGTTACACCAATCCAATCCGCAAGAAGATCAATCAATACTCGGTCTAAAGCCGGATGCCCTTAACAGTTtgttcattagttttacttgaataagctgctgaggagatctcattgatttccgaccgctcgctcataGCAGCGCAGCGCGTGTACAAAGACGGCGGGTTCTAATGGCTCTCGTAAAAACTAATGCAGtttcctacgccgttttttagaaCGATCAGGGCGAAGGCGAATTGAGAGGGGTCATACTCATAATCTAGGAACAAAATTCTATCGTTGTCCCCAGAGACCACAGCACATCCGTGAATTTTGGACATGATGCCTTTGATAATAGCGTTTGAAGAAATGTGCATACTcttcgttttcaaaatttgaagcaCTCGCTTTGTTAAGGTAGGACCCACCGCATAATTCAAGAGGAGATTCACGTTTAAAAAACGTGTTATTCCCTTccaaaaatccaagaattttaACAATTGGAGCATCCAGAGCCAACAATCCATGTCCAGTGTCAAAATCGGACATACGATCTGCGAATGAAGAGAACGAGGGCATGTGTAGTGTTGGGGCAATAGAGTCTTTCGCTAACCTATAGCTAACCTTCCTAACGGCGTGAAGACGCTGTAAAtcatttttctggagaaattatGCGATCTAATATAGCGCTGAGTGCTCCATATGTTTCACATCCTTGAATTCGCTGTAGGAGTTCTACGTGCTCACCGTATAAATTTGTTAAGCATGACTGGGACCTTAGCACTGTTAGGAAAGCACTGTTAGGAAGAGCAACAGATCACGTGAATCTCCTATGTGCTAACTTTAAGCAGTGTTTCTGAAGTGGTATCCTGTTCTACAAGTTTTTCCTACGCATCTTCCTTCTTCGTTTCCGTTCTCTGCGATGTTATTTTGATCATTTCGAGTACTGTCGCAGAGCgacaattctcttttttttttttgttgctgctGAAACTGGTACCTATGTTTACATGGGTAGCACGGTGTCGGCTAAATTAGTTGAGGCTGACGAGGAGCGAGGTAGTCAGACTATGCCTAGCTGTATTTTTGTACTGCACTTAATAcgaattacaagaaaaatcggtttgttttggaaaagaaactaaaaagttTTGGAAAAGTACTGCATAAAATTTGAGATAACAGTGAAGAATAATTTTCGCTTCGATCGTGTAATTATTAATAGTACAGTTTTCGTAAGTTGTTGCAGACGCGATCGCTCAGGTAAACATAAGTACCGGCCGTTCCGTGCGCATGATCGAACCACTGTAACTATTCAGCATGGTTCTCAGCAATAAACGTTAGACGACGGTACATTTATCGTGCGCGTTTTAAAGGACGAGGCAATTGTTCATAGACATTGTttttaacaaaagaaaaaagccaaaaggaatgttttggcttttttcctttgttaaAAGCaatgttgaaaagaagaaaataaagaacaaaaaaggcaGAACACACTAAAGGACAGTGATTGAAGGAATTAGAAGTTGAAAAACAAGATTTTCGCAAGGTTTTTAGTGCTCATTGTGCTAGAATATTgttctaagaagaaaaaccgctttattttgaaaaaaaaaagttactaaATAATCGTAGAGATAACGTGGAAAACTAATTTCGGCTTGGATGAGGTGAGGAGTCCATTCGCGATTCCGTCCCTGATGTCGTAGTGAGAAGCATGTATATAGCATGAGTGACTCTTGAATTCttttctagtgtttttttttctaaatttaccTCGTTGTAGATTCTAGATAGGACCGTGCGTTGGATAAAAGTGAAAGATAGAACCAAATTAAAAGACAGAAGCCGATCAAAACTAATCGATAAAGCCAAGTTCTCATCCGAAACGAATCGTTAGTGAAAGCAGTGTCATGTTTACgcggggaaaaaaatctcctcaaTTTCTGATAAACACGCTgtcactgcttttttttttagctgtcACACCGTATCTACTCATCATCAGCTGAGCTGAACGTTAcctaccagaaaaaaagaagcatgtGACCTCTATGCTTTACTCTTTCCCCTACACATTTCAAAGTCGTgtagcctttttttttggccgcaaaaaaaattcttcttagaCCCATTTTAACGACGacaaaatgagagaaaaaactgcCGACAATTTCCGTCTCTAATGGTGATTGAAACATCTCGATAGGTTCGTTGTACTGCACCAAATATAAATTGCCTCGTAGAGGagcgaaaattaaaaaaatacaaaaaaagattcaacCAATAAGgttagctgcaaaaaacaagaaataagaattaatgtaaacaaataaataatgacgTTGCGTTTTGCTTAATAAACAAGCTCAAAATAACTTTTaactttaataataattttaatatttctttttagacTTTTGATAAGTTTCCTCCTCAAAAGAACAATTCTTTGTATTCAATAGAAACCGTTTcgcaaaaacaatgaaatttctggacagaAAATAATCAggacttttcttatttttttttcctgcggGTTTACTTTCGTCATATAGCATTTATCAACACGTAAAAAATGGCttgaaattcacaaaaataaaaaatggaaatcacaagaaaagttctgattattttctgttcagaaatttcattgtttttccgAAACGGTTTCTATTGAATACAAAAATTGATCTTTTGAGGAAGAAACTTACCAAAAgtctaaaaagaaacaagttaAAAGTTATTTCGagctagtttttttaaaaaaaaaatttccacctTCGCTGTGAGTAGTGGTGCATAGGGCGGAAATCTTATTcgaataacaataaattattCTATTTGCGCTCATATACTCGCACTGACAGCTATGTTTCCCAGGAGGACCGCGATGCGCATTCGATTGGAGCAATTTAACAGTCACAGGAAGTTTACTGCATCGGTAGCTAAGCTTGCTACGTGGTTCGTCTGAATAATTGGGTGAGTGAAATTATCACTGAATTGACCATGGAAATGAAGAAGACGgtttcctttgattttttttttgtttcctagtTGCTTCGGGGTTTTTATGACAAGATTTGCTCCTTTTTGTTGAggatatttagaaaaaaaacctatttttgGACTGTGAAGAAGAGGAGGTGTATGAGCAAGAACGaagcaaaatttaattttcataattttagagaaaaaatacaaataacagTATAGATACATGCTTGCGGAaataaattggaaagaaaagttgaaaaaaattaaacagagaataaataataaacacagaataaataataaacacaaGAACTATGACGCGGATTAAAGTTTACgtatttttttcgtcaaataACTTACGTACACTGATTAGCGTGAGCACTGCTCTTGTCTCCTGTATTCTACTAAAATCTCTCACATTAATCATTtacaaaaggaaagaaagaaagaaaagtagatcCGAAATTAACGTCTTTTAATCCTTTTTATCtggtagaaaaaatattcttcttaAGATTAcagcttaagaaaaaaaatcaggtcTTTGAAGTTGAAAATTATACCTTTATTGTgagttaaaatattttttttactgacgttttgttttttccgaCAAAATTAATCACAGGAGAAAATTCAGCGCTACTATaaattcctttctcttttttttttgatcgatTGGGAAGAAAAGGCATTGTTGAAAGTGGTAATGTTCGCTTGAAAATCTTTCTCCGGCAATTCATGctcgaaaaaagcaaaacgagttgaaaggaaacaaattactttttaaaaagataaacAGTGCGAGTAAATAAACCAGAAAGAAGTTTGTGATGCAGATTCCTTTACAAAATGTTAAACATTATAAATTTTAGTGAATAGCATAAATCCTCCTTAGGGAAACATCTGGAAACttgtattatttaaaaataacgaTTGTTCCACTCATAATAGTGTATCATTAACGCTTAAGCACTCTCTTAAGCACTTTTTGTTTAATTGGGGGACACTTTCAGCTCTctatatatacacacacagTGGAATCTTCAATTGCAATTCATCTAAAACAAACTATTTGTATTTTAAGCATAGTCCCATCTAGATCTCGACGCACTTCTcgttataaaaattaaatttttaaattttactttttttcctcacataacttcaaattttattagTAAAACTATGCGTTTCAAAGTTcagtcaattttttccaagcatttttttcccaggaatttctttttccaagcAATAGCGATGCTGTCTacgccaattttttttgttttgaatttaattttttttttccaagaatttctttttccaagcAATAGCAATGCTGTCtacgccaattttttttttattttcaatttaattccAAGTTTGTCAATGTACAATATGGTCTCTTACATCCTATTTATAATTTCAGCAAATGGTCCCAATTTGAATTCTAACCACTTCTATACatattaattattgattatattgctattattgatttattttactatattaatatatttattattatattactatctTATATTACTCTCTTCTTTATCCCTTTTTATATTGATTCCAACTatttataaatacatatatctGTCTGTTACTTCACATACAAAAGTGGTGAGTAAATcctgtcagaaaaaaaaatccaagaaaaagagatttaCTCAAAGGAATGTAGTTTAAGAAAGTTTAAGAATTTAGTACATgatttaagaaaaagtttaaGAAAGTTGTAGTTTAAGAAAGTTTAACAATTTAGTACGTGatttaagaaaaagttaaTGTTCGCAATGTGTAAACGTGGCAATGAGTGGAAAACATCTTCTAGAACCTTCGAGAACCTAAGGTTCCATTAGTATAAAAAGGCAGCAGATCAGTCGCTAATATCAACATCAATATTCTGGAACGTCGGAGAGAAGACTAAATCGTTTCTATTCTCGCTATGacttatttataataattatttaagtAATATTATAATTCCTCTCGTTttgaaagagttttttttttctctcgaatcaTTCTCAGCTCCTGCTTTGTCGCAGAGTTGAGTTCATCCTTCGAGTTCTATGCTCTTTTCGGCTGAACTTTTTCGCCTCGGCGTTTCCCGTCGAAGAGCTGCTTATCCACAACGAAATATCCACATTTGTGAAGCTGGAGTCGTTCACGGAACTGATCCCTGCttgttctattcttttttcatatcttTTCTAGATGTATTTATTGTATAGCAGGGTCAGAACGACGCACGATGcgtttgcgtaagcggctgcgctcgaagcgacgcggtggagcatagcggtaaGAATCTTGCGAGGACCCTTGCTGTCGCCGTATTTCTCGCTATAGTCcccgatggtcccaccccgattccaatcgctatcgtagagcgcaaccgcttacgcaaccgcatcGTGGctcgtgtcgttttgagcctacTATATTTGTTCTATGTTttatctttaaaggcatcaccccacgaatttggggtagcgcggatttcaggtgagttatgcctatacggggtcgtagattatggggaagagggtgattccgtccatttcttcctaattgccgtaaaaaacggcccggaagatacgcaaagctggcgcgctccaatcgaactcgttgtaggaaatagcgccccggaacgctcggaatcacccttctccccataatctgcgacctcGTACAGGCACAACcaacctgaaacccgcaccactccggattcgtggagtgatcccTTTACGCATCCTTTTAGGCACACGGTTaagcgtaataaataagtaaataaataaacattccCTATTTCAGAactactttttcaaaacacaACAATGTCCCACTACTATTacgtgtttttcttctccttactATATGATTTGCTACTAAATAATTACTGTCATGctaattatttcttcaatCGACACACGAAAGAGGTTGGACGAACGATTCCCAAGTATAGCATGATCGAAAAGGATGACCTACCACAATATATCGATGAAGTGGTCGAGGTTCCTACGGATGTGCTACCGTTGTTTGAAAATCTTCGATTGGATGGGTATCGTcgtttccccttttttctcttagagaATTATTTATATCATTTCTCTACACATGTTTCAGCGAAATCAGTCGAAATAAACCTGGACAATTCtccgagaagaaaattttcaaggagGGACTCGCTTGAGTGGATGCGTTTCATCTCTGCATCATTTTTCATGCTTCgataatgtaaataatttgttatatatgtatgtttatTTTGTCAATAATATCATAAATCTTTGCAATTATTTGGGTTTGGCATTGGGAATTTCTGTGGAAAGGTCTCGcgaagaaatttcttgtggaaaagaaccgttttctttagaaatttataaagattttctttctgacCTATACATGGATCAATTCATCacatcaaaataaatagaggTACATATTTCTCGTCttgaaaatcctaaaatgaGATATATTATTCctataatagtaaaaatattattaataaaagtATTActcataaaaattaatatatcGAGGTCAGAAGTTATGGAAACCAAGTTTGTTTCCTCTTGGAACTGGATACGTTTGTAATTTCACATTAGCGCAGTATTTTCGTAGACAACAGCCCTTGTCTAGAGAAGTGTGGAACAGTTTAGATCCAggaaattccatgaaaatgcTCAGATTTACAACTGTCTTATAAACTTTGCATACCAATTTGCAAAAGAGGCAAATTTCCGTCGCTATAGCCAGGAATAATAAACGTTAGGAAAAACTCCTCAATTCTATGCATCCATGGTAAAACATAAcctaaattttgaaacaaattttgaaaaaaaatcatgaaacaATGAACAGATGCGCTGAAGCTGTAGATGAgaacagagatttttttttgtttcctcccATTTTCGAGAAATGAATTATTCATAAAATTCTATCGTAAATGTTATCAATTACAAGGACAAAATCGTTTCGCTGCTGCTCCaaagagaattttccagaaaatcgtcCTATTTTCGAGACATCCTTCTAGAATTATAAGAAAGAGGTAATAAAGTGcactgatgaaaaaaataagtgccGGTTCAGAATTTGGCGAATATCGAACAAAAAAACGACTGTTACTGAATGAATGGACGGTTTAACCAGTTTAAATTGTGTTTTATTTCGAGCGCacgcagaaaatttcaaatcgcCTTAGGAATTCCAATGTCAAATCACCTTTTGACGATGAATTCGTCAAAAGGCGATTTGACGGTGAATTTCCTTAGGTTTTTCAGTTCGCCGCCACGCAATTACGGTCACCGCTCGGTTGCAATACTGGAActgattttccagaaaaattgtcCTATTTTCGAGAGAATATTCTAGAGTTATAAGAAAGAGATGATGAAGAGCACCGCAGAAACAAATAAGTGCGTAGCTGAGAGTAAAATAAGACTATcaaaatagggaaaaaaatgaaaatgttacgAAAACGTTACGATAGCATCATCTCGGATGCAAAATCGGGAAGAATTTCAATGCTGAATATGCTATCTTTGAGAGATTTTGTTACAGATAGCGACTCCATTGGAACGCTTATTACAACACTACTTGGatctttattttcaaagtattgcgaagaatttaaaaatgttttaaaaagcTGAACTATCGTGACAATTATTGACAACCGATATAGTTatgggaaaaataataatgagtgAAAACCTACTTTTTAGTCCAGAAGTCCGAAGAGGTTCGAGTACGGCCTAGTGCCCACCAAGCCCtgcatccttccggggtcgataaattggtaccagacttgtctgagaggacaaaaacCCTGACTTGAATcatcggctaaccaccgcaagtcgCTGTgggggccagttacacgttcgtaaaccacaaacgactctgaattgaagtgaatgtgggggcgcatcccaagcggaatgattaacgccagacatttttTTATGTGGACATACTCTTCTCTCAATTTTCAACATGAGGATTTTATACAAATAGCATAATTGAGGGCACATAATTTCTAAACCATCTAGCCGGAAAGAATCTACAAATGGGTTTCATTTCCCACAAAAAGGGACGTAATATCCTTTAGAAGTTTCCATTGCTCTTCTCTTATTCCttctctttattcttcttccGACTTCAACTTTAGGATGGGTTATCTTATCGCTTAAACGCAATTTACCATGTTTTCACGCAAGAAATTGTAATTGGGGGCGCATTccaattgattgattgattaacgattgattaacgccggaaactttatccttgtATCATAAAAGACAATGCAGTAAACTacagaaatattaaaattaattattacagaaatattttcgaagccctttttttcctttaaaaaaatataatgttaCAAAGAATTAAATTTGGAGTATTTAGAAtcataaattaaatttcaacATGCACATAGGTGCTTCTGAGAAAATTTGCTAAACGTcccaagcagaaaaaaaaacaaaaaaaaacaaatgaaaagagaTCGGCATAAGGACGGGTGCCGTTTGTAAAACGAACAATTTTCCCTAATTCGATTTCACATTTGATCGGCCACAGGCATTCTCCGATGTCAAAATGTGGAACCAAGGATATGGAAGATGACATCATAACGAGTAATGTCGTGTGATCAACTTTTTATGACACATgtacttctcttttcttcaaaaaaaaaaacataacatttccggagaaaaaaactctaccCATAGAACCTCTGATGCGATCAGgctctaaaaaaattgttttgtctGTCTGCTAGAGTGTTCCTGATtttttggcgaaaaaaaaaacctctaattGGAGAAGATATGTGaaataatatgtaaaaatatgTAACATGTAATAATATGTAACAAAATGATATGTAAAATGTAAACTTTGTATTTTATATATGCAGGGACCCCGAGG
This is a stretch of genomic DNA from Necator americanus strain Aroian chromosome II, whole genome shotgun sequence. It encodes these proteins:
- a CDS encoding hypothetical protein (NECATOR_CHRII.G8236.T1), whose amino-acid sequence is MPSFSSFADRMSDFDTGHGLLALDAPIVKILGFLEGNNTFFKRESPLELCGGSYLNKASASNFENEEYAHFFKRYYQRHHVQNSRMCCGLWGQR